CATTCTGGGTTTACTTGACGTTCTGGGTCTTGCCGTCCTCGACACCGACGAAGTAGTCCTCCGACAGACCGAAATCGGTGAGGATCTTCAGCAGCGTGCCGTCCTCCTTCATGTCGTTGAGAGCCGCGTTGACCTCGGCGAGGAAGTCCTCGTCCCCGAAGCGGACGGCCGAGCCGATCTGGCCAGCGGCCTCCGGGGTGTAGGGAGTCACCAGGCGGAGGTTGAGTGAACTGTCCTGCGCGAGGGTGTAGCCGGCGACGATACCGTCGGTCACCACGGCATCCACCTTGTGCAGGTTCACGGCGGTCATGAGGTTGGACTGGTTGTCGTAGGACACCAGGTCGCCGATCTGGCCCGCGTCGTGCCAGGCCTGCGCGGTCTCGAAGAATGCGGTCCCGGGCTGGGCGCCGACCGACTTGCCCACGAGGTCAGCCTTCGACTGGATCGGCGAATCCTTGGGGACAACGAGTGCTTCGCCTTCCTGGTACCACTTGTCGCTGAACGCGGCGACCTGAAGGCGCTCGTCCCGGACATACATGGCGTCCACCACCATATCGATATTGCCGTTGTTGAGTTCGACGAGCAGGTTGGAGAAGTCGATGACCTTCATCTCGGTCTCGGGGATCCCCAGCCGCTTGTTGATCTCGGTGAGGATGGCGATGTCGAGACCCGACAGCTCGCCGGTGTTGGCGTCGATGTAGGAGAACGGTGCATCGTTGGAAGAGCCGATGATGATCTTGCCGCGGCTCTTGATCTGGGTCAGCAGGGCCGACTCGCCGGCTACCGAAGCGCTGTCGGCGGAGGTCGGGGTCTCCGTGGTGATGGTGCAGGCAGACAAGGCGGTCAGCAGGGCTGTGAGAGCGACCGCCGTCGCAATGCGGCAGGAGCGGAGGAGTTTCATGATGACTGCTTTCGGTTGGGGCCCGTAGGGCGCTGGAACATCGGGGATTTATCGGGGCCGTTGGAGTCTGTGCTCGAGGTATTTGGCGGCCTGGGACAGTGGGATCGACAAGACGAGATAGACCAGGGCGAGGATGGTGTACGCCTCGACCGTGAGGAAGGTCTGGGACGCGAAGGTCCGGGTCCGCAGGAGCAGTTCCTGGACGGAGATCATGGCCAGCAAGGACGTGTCCTTGATCATCATCACGAGGTAGTTGCCGAAGACCGGGATGGAGTTGCGCAGGGCCGGCGGAATGATGAACCGGAACAAGACCTGGGCCTCATTGAAACCCAGCGCGAGACCGGCCTCCCGTTGCCCGGGATCGACCGCGACGATCGCGCCGCGGATCACCTCCGACAGGTAACACCCGTAGTTGATGGCGAATCCGATGATGCCGCTGGTGCTGGCTGCGATCTGCACGTTGATGTTCACTCCGAACAACATCGAGGCAAATCCGGCGATCAGCATCGGAACGACGTAGTAGATGTAGAAGAACTGGACGAGTAGCGGGGTTCCCCGGATGATCTCGATGAAGCCGATGAGGATGACGTTGAGGACCCGGTTGTGGGACAGCCGTCCGATCGC
The Brooklawnia propionicigenes DNA segment above includes these coding regions:
- a CDS encoding substrate-binding periplasmic protein — translated: MKLLRSCRIATAVALTALLTALSACTITTETPTSADSASVAGESALLTQIKSRGKIIIGSSNDAPFSYIDANTGELSGLDIAILTEINKRLGIPETEMKVIDFSNLLVELNNGNIDMVVDAMYVRDERLQVAAFSDKWYQEGEALVVPKDSPIQSKADLVGKSVGAQPGTAFFETAQAWHDAGQIGDLVSYDNQSNLMTAVNLHKVDAVVTDGIVAGYTLAQDSSLNLRLVTPYTPEAAGQIGSAVRFGDEDFLAEVNAALNDMKEDGTLLKILTDFGLSEDYFVGVEDGKTQNVK
- a CDS encoding amino acid ABC transporter permease, with the protein product MELHFGRAFAALAPSLLDGVGIVLYITIVGFLSSLVVGLVLAIGRLSHNRVLNVILIGFIEIIRGTPLLVQFFYIYYVVPMLIAGFASMLFGVNINVQIAASTSGIIGFAINYGCYLSEVIRGAIVAVDPGQREAGLALGFNEAQVLFRFIIPPALRNSIPVFGNYLVMMIKDTSLLAMISVQELLLRTRTFASQTFLTVEAYTILALVYLVLSIPLSQAAKYLEHRLQRPR